From the genome of Chelmon rostratus isolate fCheRos1 chromosome 1, fCheRos1.pri, whole genome shotgun sequence, one region includes:
- the LOC121607795 gene encoding keratinocyte-associated protein 3: MCTFDKDKGPRRVMRKGLALILIGHINFILGAIVHGSVLRHISKPTQHVSTEYTVANIISVTSGLLNITTGIIAILVSRNLRLIKLQVGLLITSFLNALLSAATCVGLLLAISITVAHNGQGLMLGCNDTLVPINARSPVSARCPFDTTRIFDTTLALWIPSAVLAAVESGLSVWCFVIGLALRGLAPCGNSYIKEQLEADAGDSAHSHRLIRQRLNSDV, from the exons ATGTGCACTTTCG ATAAAGACAAAGGGCCAAGAAGGGTGATGAGAAAAGGATTAGCTCTCATCCTGATCGGCCATATTAACTTCATCCTTGGAGCAATTGTCCATGGCAGTGTCCTCCGCCACATTTCCAAACCCACCCAGCATGTCTCCACTGAGTACACTGTAGCCAACATCATCTCTGTCACCTCTGGCCTGCTG AACATTACCACCGGGATTATTGCCATCTTGGTGTCACGGAACCTTCGTTTGATAAAACTG CAAGTAGGACTCCTCATCACCTCATTCCTGAACGCCCTGCTCTCAGCAGCAACCTGCGTTGGGCTCCTCTTGGCCATTAGTATCACTGTTGCCCACAACGGGCAGGGCCTGATGCTGGGGTGCAATGACACGCTGGTGCCCATCAACGCTCGGTCACCTGTCAGTGCCAGATGCCCCTTTGATACGACACGAATCTTT GACACCACCTTGGCGCTGTGGATCCCCTCTGCTGTGCTGGCAGCGGTTGAGTCTGGACTGTCTGTCTGGTGCTTCGTCATTGGATTGGCTCTCAGAGGGCTGGCACCCTGTGGGAACAGCTACATCAAAGAGcag TTGGAGGCAGACGCTGGGGACTCCGCGCACAGCCACCGCCTGATTAGACAGCGCTTGAATTCTGACGTCTAA